From the genome of Gemmatimonadota bacterium, one region includes:
- a CDS encoding SdiA-regulated domain-containing protein, whose amino-acid sequence MTLRAFLSLLGAVGLTGLAEVQEYRTLVERYDFSSRSMRRDLPGRLDEVSGLAFTPDGRLFAHGDERAWIHEIDPKTGEVGKRFMFGERTARDDFEGIAIVGERFFLISSGGLLYESREGEDREDKAYRVTDTGLGQSCEVEGLEYHPAWDELLIPCKSTTLDLDAIVIHRLPISPDTPRPPPILVERAALAFHGIDADFHPSGIALDPNTGTLVLVAAREEAILEISMEGRVISALRLSRRRHPQTEGVAFGPDGTLYLADEKNGRAARLTAYHRIEGLESR is encoded by the coding sequence GTGACGCTACGCGCGTTCCTGTCCTTGCTCGGGGCGGTCGGGCTCACAGGACTGGCCGAGGTCCAGGAGTACCGGACGCTCGTCGAGCGGTACGACTTCTCCAGCCGTTCAATGCGTCGCGATCTGCCGGGCCGGCTGGACGAGGTCTCGGGGCTCGCGTTCACCCCTGACGGGCGCCTCTTCGCGCACGGCGACGAACGCGCGTGGATCCACGAAATCGATCCAAAGACCGGTGAGGTCGGCAAACGCTTCATGTTCGGCGAGCGCACCGCGCGCGACGACTTCGAGGGCATCGCGATCGTGGGCGAGCGGTTCTTCCTGATCTCGAGCGGAGGCTTGCTCTACGAGTCTCGCGAGGGCGAGGACCGCGAAGATAAGGCGTACCGGGTCACCGACACCGGGCTCGGCCAAAGCTGCGAGGTCGAGGGCCTCGAGTACCACCCCGCTTGGGATGAGCTGCTCATCCCGTGCAAGTCGACGACACTGGACTTGGATGCCATCGTCATCCACCGCCTGCCGATCTCTCCCGACACGCCGCGACCCCCGCCGATTCTAGTCGAGCGTGCCGCTTTGGCCTTCCACGGAATCGACGCCGACTTTCACCCATCCGGCATTGCGCTCGACCCGAACACGGGCACGCTGGTTCTGGTCGCCGCCCGGGAAGAAGCAATTCTGGAGATCTCCATGGAAGGCCGGGTCATCTCCGCGCTCCGACTCTCTCGCCGGCGGCACCCCCAGACCGAGGGTGTCGCGTTTGGACCCGATGGCACCCTCTACCTGGCGGACGAGAAGAATGGGCGGGCCGCCCGCCTGACAGCGTACCACAGGATCGAAGGGCTCGAATCGCGATGA
- a CDS encoding DUF4956 domain-containing protein produces MSQPRAPSTSNRGLGRVLLYYIAMGVTTALLIRFPDFRDAISGAKLAELANVNLFNPDVPAVGDPVAVSTWARAITAGISMVGALAIMIPVTWVYMVTRRQRGYSESVVHTLLILPVAVTGIVMIVQANLALAFSLAGIVAAVRFRTTLEDTKDAVYVFLAIGVGVSSGVQALGIALVLSVLFNVVIIVLWKTQFGNIYADQNARSGPLDLGDVLAGPASAASALRVGDPAILDAAAPADLAEIADHAVRIERHLNAEREKKKEKRCNVLIMAYGPGAEQAQRYVDQLLEELADRFKLIEVNPVKGRGVLLEYLAKVDGSGVEGAVIDRLNNAPDGVITAAELRSLRGLKKFT; encoded by the coding sequence ATGAGCCAGCCACGCGCACCGTCCACCTCCAATCGCGGCCTCGGGCGAGTCCTTCTGTACTACATCGCCATGGGCGTGACGACCGCCTTGTTGATCCGCTTCCCGGACTTCCGCGACGCGATCTCCGGCGCGAAGCTCGCGGAGCTCGCCAACGTCAATCTATTCAATCCTGATGTGCCTGCGGTCGGGGACCCCGTGGCGGTCTCGACATGGGCCCGCGCGATCACCGCGGGGATCTCGATGGTAGGCGCGTTGGCCATCATGATTCCCGTGACGTGGGTCTACATGGTCACCCGGCGCCAGCGCGGGTATTCCGAGTCGGTGGTGCACACGCTGCTCATCCTGCCCGTGGCAGTGACCGGCATCGTCATGATCGTTCAGGCGAACCTCGCGCTCGCCTTCTCGCTCGCGGGCATCGTCGCGGCGGTCCGCTTCCGGACCACACTCGAGGACACGAAGGATGCGGTCTACGTCTTCCTCGCGATCGGCGTGGGTGTATCGTCCGGTGTGCAGGCGCTCGGGATCGCTCTGGTGCTCTCCGTCCTCTTCAATGTGGTCATCATCGTGCTCTGGAAGACGCAGTTCGGCAACATCTATGCGGATCAGAACGCACGCTCGGGTCCGTTGGATTTGGGCGATGTGCTCGCGGGTCCCGCTTCGGCGGCGAGCGCGCTCCGGGTTGGTGATCCCGCGATTCTGGACGCAGCGGCCCCCGCGGACCTAGCCGAGATCGCCGACCACGCGGTGCGGATCGAGCGCCATCTCAACGCGGAGCGAGAGAAGAAGAAAGAGAAGCGCTGCAACGTCTTGATCATGGCGTACGGCCCCGGCGCGGAGCAGGCGCAGCGCTACGTCGATCAACTCCTCGAAGAGCTCGCGGATCGCTTCAAGCTCATCGAGGTGAACCCGGTGAAGGGACGCGGCGTTCTGCTCGAGTATCTGGCCAAAGTGGACGGGTCGGGGGTCGAAGGCGCTGTGATCGACCGACTCAACAATGCGCCCGACGGTGTCATCACCGCGGCGGAGCTGCGCTCACTCAGGGGTCTCAAGAAGTTCACGTGA